ATCAGGTGTTAAATTGCTATGCTGGCCGTATTGGGCTTATAAATTCGGGCGGGGAATCAAAAGGTGCTAGCGATATGACAGAGGCCGTAACTACTGCTGTAATTAATAAACGAGCAGCTGGACAGGGACTCATAATGGGACGAAAAGCATTTCAACGTCCCATGAAAGAAGGCATTGAGCTTCTAAATGCAGTGCAGGATATTTACTTGAATAAGGAGATTACAATTGCATAAAAACTTTCAGGCAAAGCCTCAAAGACACCGGCGACTTTACATCCTATTACCAATTGATGCAGTAAATTAATGCTATAGCCGAAATAAATACCCATGTAAACAGTCCCTGCAATAAAGGCTTAATACCTACTTGTTTTAGTGCTGACTTTGACAATCCTGTGCCCACCAAAAATAAAGAAAGAGAAAAACCTGATTTGGCAAGACCGGTAATTCCTGTAGAAAGTTGATGAATTTGTGGAACATACGTACTGATAATCATTGCCATTACATAACCAAAAATAAAGTAAGGCACGGAGATCTTTTTAACATCACCTCTAAACCTGAATGCAAAAATCAGCGATACTGGAATGATCCACAATGCCCGGCAAAGTTTTACCGTTGTGGCTATCTGCAAGGCTTCAGAGCCATAGTTGGCCGCCGCTCCAACCACCGAACTGGTATCATGAATGGCAATGGCTGCCCATAAACCAAACTGCCTCTGCGAAAGCCCGAAATAATGCCCAATTGCAGGAAAAACAAATAAAGCCACGCAATTAAGCAGAAAAACGACTCCCAATGCGACTGAAATTTGTTTGGGATTGGCTTCAATAACCGGAGAAATAGCAGCAATAGCACTTCCACCGCAAATAGCTGTTCCACTTGAAATCATTAATGAGGTTTTCTTTTCTGTACGGAACAGTCGCCCCAGTGCCAAACCTAAAATGATGGTGAGTAAAATTGACAATACTGTTAACTCAAGACCCTCCTCTCCAATTTTTAAAGCCTCCTGAAAATTTACTCCAAACCCCATCCCTATTATCGAATATTTCAACAATTGATGCATTAAACCGGAAGTATGATTTACAAAAGGATTTCCAAAGATGTTAACTACCACAACACCCAATAATAATGCTACAGCAGAATCAATACCTGGCAAAAAACTGAATAAGGCCAAAAAGATAAAAGCTATTTTATGAAGAGAAGTCCCTGTCGACATAACTGATGATTGATTTTACAACCTTACAAAACTACCTCTGCAAGATCTGTCAATCAAATCACTAATTACTATAAACCATTACCTGAAGTTATAGAAGTCTAACAAAAACCGATAAAAACGCTCAATAATT
Above is a window of Solitalea lacus DNA encoding:
- a CDS encoding YeiH family protein produces the protein MSTGTSLHKIAFIFLALFSFLPGIDSAVALLLGVVVVNIFGNPFVNHTSGLMHQLLKYSIIGMGFGVNFQEALKIGEEGLELTVLSILLTIILGLALGRLFRTEKKTSLMISSGTAICGGSAIAAISPVIEANPKQISVALGVVFLLNCVALFVFPAIGHYFGLSQRQFGLWAAIAIHDTSSVVGAAANYGSEALQIATTVKLCRALWIIPVSLIFAFRFRGDVKKISVPYFIFGYVMAMIISTYVPQIHQLSTGITGLAKSGFSLSLFLVGTGLSKSALKQVGIKPLLQGLFTWVFISAIALIYCINW